A window of Ignavibacterium sp. contains these coding sequences:
- a CDS encoding protoheme IX farnesyltransferase, with protein sequence MKEKLKILAELTKIRITFFVMVTTGFGYIAATDIFDFNFLLILFGVLLLACGSAALNHYQERFTDALMSRTKNRPLPSGKISPAKALEISVLLILSGIVLLFVGGNFISTLFGILNLIWYNGIYTPLKRKSSLAIIPGSLVGAIPPIIGWTAAGGYLLSPQILMIAFFFFIWQIPHFWLLLLVLDEDYKRAGMPTLTSIFSKDQLSRITFIWIISTAISSLFLPMVALVQTEIVKYLIVFSVILLTVNSLKLLKYSEEYSSVRFAFRNINFFVLFVVSIISIDKLIL encoded by the coding sequence GTGAAGGAAAAATTAAAAATATTAGCTGAGCTAACTAAAATCAGAATTACATTTTTTGTGATGGTAACTACTGGTTTTGGTTACATTGCTGCAACGGATATTTTCGACTTTAACTTTTTATTGATTCTGTTTGGTGTTTTGCTGCTTGCTTGTGGGAGTGCAGCGCTTAATCATTATCAGGAACGTTTCACTGATGCTTTGATGTCCAGAACAAAAAATCGTCCGTTACCTTCTGGCAAAATCTCTCCTGCGAAAGCATTGGAAATTTCTGTTCTTCTAATTCTCAGCGGAATTGTTTTATTATTTGTCGGTGGAAATTTTATAAGCACATTGTTCGGAATTCTTAATCTTATTTGGTATAACGGTATTTATACTCCGCTAAAAAGAAAATCCTCACTTGCTATAATTCCTGGTTCTTTGGTTGGAGCAATTCCACCAATTATCGGTTGGACAGCTGCTGGTGGTTATCTTCTTAGCCCACAAATTCTTATGATTGCTTTCTTTTTCTTCATCTGGCAGATTCCGCATTTCTGGTTACTGCTGCTTGTTCTCGATGAAGATTACAAAAGGGCAGGAATGCCAACTTTGACAAGTATCTTTTCAAAAGACCAATTATCCAGAATTACTTTTATCTGGATCATATCAACCGCAATAAGTAGTCTTTTTCTTCCGATGGTTGCGTTGGTTCAAACTGAAATTGTAAAATATCTCATTGTCTTCTCTGTTATTCTGTTAACAGTAAATTCATTAAAGCTTTTGAAATATTCTGAAGAATATTCTTCAGTAAGATTTGCATTCAGGAACATTAACTTTTTTGTTCTTTTTGTCGTTTCAATAATTTCAATTGATAAACTGATTTTGTAA
- the nrfD gene encoding NrfD/PsrC family molybdoenzyme membrane anchor subunit, translated as MNIDYSQEAPAVAGRLTLAQIEELVAKPLDTRPDRKYFIALSISGSLLLLGAICLGISFYYGIGLWGNNQPVGWAVPIVNFVFWVGIGHAGTLISAILFLLRQKWRTGIARFAEAMTIFAVMCAGIFPIIHTGRPWLAGYLLPYPNQHSLWVNFTSPLLWDVFAVSTYFTVSLVFWYIGLIPDFATLRDRTTSKLKKTIYSIFSLGWRHSSRHWQHYEKAYMLLAGFATPLVLSVHTIVSFDFAVSILPGWHTTIFPPYFVAGAIFSGFAMVVTVLVFVRKIFNLENIITMDHLERMNKVILATGMMVGYAYGMEFFIAWYSGVQAEQFVFINRAFGPYAWAYWIMVSCNVIFPQLFWFRKFRRSIPVMMVIVILVNVGMWFERFVITVTSLHRDFLPSSWAYYKPTFFDMGILLGSFGLFFTLVILFTKSLPVVSISEVKAVADGAQPTHRGGHHE; from the coding sequence GTGAATATTGACTACTCACAGGAAGCTCCGGCAGTTGCAGGACGACTTACTCTCGCTCAAATAGAAGAGTTAGTTGCAAAACCACTGGATACAAGGCCAGATAGAAAATATTTCATTGCACTTTCTATATCAGGTTCTCTTTTGCTGCTTGGAGCAATTTGTCTCGGAATAAGTTTTTATTATGGTATTGGTCTCTGGGGTAATAATCAACCTGTTGGTTGGGCAGTACCAATTGTGAATTTTGTGTTTTGGGTTGGAATTGGTCACGCCGGTACACTGATATCCGCTATTCTGTTCTTGCTTAGACAGAAATGGCGTACAGGTATTGCTCGCTTCGCAGAAGCAATGACAATCTTTGCAGTAATGTGCGCAGGAATTTTCCCGATTATTCATACAGGAAGACCTTGGTTAGCAGGTTATCTTTTGCCTTATCCTAATCAACACAGCTTATGGGTTAACTTTACATCACCATTATTGTGGGATGTGTTTGCAGTTTCAACTTACTTTACAGTTTCTTTGGTTTTCTGGTACATTGGTTTAATTCCTGACTTTGCAACACTCAGAGACAGAACAACTTCAAAACTTAAGAAAACTATTTACTCTATATTCAGTTTAGGATGGAGACATTCTTCACGACACTGGCAGCATTATGAAAAAGCTTATATGTTACTTGCAGGATTTGCAACTCCACTTGTTCTTTCAGTTCATACAATAGTTAGTTTCGACTTTGCAGTTTCAATTTTGCCTGGCTGGCATACAACAATTTTCCCACCATACTTCGTTGCCGGAGCTATATTCTCAGGTTTTGCGATGGTAGTTACGGTGCTTGTTTTTGTAAGAAAGATTTTTAATCTCGAGAACATCATTACAATGGACCATCTGGAGAGAATGAATAAAGTTATTCTCGCAACAGGTATGATGGTTGGTTATGCTTATGGAATGGAGTTTTTCATTGCGTGGTATAGTGGTGTTCAGGCAGAGCAGTTTGTATTCATAAACAGAGCATTTGGACCTTATGCCTGGGCTTATTGGATAATGGTTAGTTGTAATGTAATATTTCCTCAGTTATTCTGGTTCAGAAAATTCAGAAGATCAATTCCGGTAATGATGGTAATTGTTATCCTCGTAAATGTAGGAATGTGGTTTGAAAGATTTGTAATTACTGTTACTTCATTGCACAGAGATTTTCTACCATCAAGCTGGGCTTACTATAAACCAACTTTTTTTGATATGGGAATTTTATTAGGAAGTTTTGGTTTGTTCTTCACTTTGGTAATCTTATTCACAAAATCATTACCTGTAGTTTCTATATCCGAAGTAAAAGCTGTTGCTGACGGTGCGCAACCAACTCATCGCGGAGGTCATCATGAATAA
- the coxB gene encoding cytochrome c oxidase subunit II: MFDGVSNFSQSTDLAFFFTLVVSIFFLVLITVLMIYFVIKYNRKRNPKATNVHHNTALEVTWTVIPTILVLIMFWLGWTGYLDQSRIPENALTIDVQAQMWKWSFKYPNGKQTDTLYVPLNKDVVLNLHSIDVNHAFYVPKFRIKKDVYPNQKRTAWFNAKEVGSYDIACAEYCGLNHSYMYNKVYVIPENEFNAWLNSPAKYPGEVLASDTVSNKSVNELK; this comes from the coding sequence ATGTTTGATGGAGTATCAAATTTTTCTCAAAGTACTGATTTAGCATTTTTCTTTACGCTTGTTGTTTCGATTTTCTTTCTGGTACTGATAACTGTTCTTATGATTTATTTCGTTATCAAGTATAACAGAAAAAGAAATCCGAAAGCTACAAATGTTCATCACAACACAGCGCTGGAAGTTACCTGGACAGTTATACCAACTATTCTTGTATTGATTATGTTCTGGCTTGGCTGGACTGGTTATCTTGATCAATCCCGCATTCCGGAAAATGCCCTAACCATTGATGTTCAGGCACAGATGTGGAAATGGAGTTTCAAATATCCAAATGGTAAACAAACAGATACTCTTTATGTTCCTTTAAATAAAGATGTGGTGTTGAATCTTCATTCAATTGATGTGAATCATGCTTTTTATGTTCCTAAGTTCAGAATTAAAAAAGATGTTTATCCAAATCAGAAAAGAACTGCCTGGTTTAATGCCAAAGAAGTTGGTAGTTACGATATAGCATGTGCTGAGTATTGCGGATTAAATCATTCATATATGTATAACAAGGTTTATGTTATTCCCGAAAATGAATTTAATGCATGGCTTAATTCTCCTGCTAAATATCCGGGAGAAGTGCTGGCTTCCGATACCGTCTCAAATAAATCTGTTAATGAACTGAAGTGA
- a CDS encoding cbb3-type cytochrome c oxidase subunit I, producing MSNENILSNNGNDVSYLEYKGKHTGILGWLLSTDHKRIGLLYLISLSVFLIVGVTFGFLMRLELLTPGRTIMDPQTYNSIFTLHGVIMIFLFVVPGLPAVFGNFFLPILIGARDVAFPRLNLLSWYLYAIGGLLAILSILLPGGPADTGWTFYIPYSVRTNTNVIPALFAAFILGFSSILTGLNFVTTVHRMRAPGMDWFKMPLSVWSLYATAWVQILATPIIGITLLLVAIERVFGVGLFDPALGGDPVLYQHLFWIYSHPAVYIMILPAMGVVSEIIPVFAHRTIFGYRFIAMSSIAIALFGSLVWAHHMFTAGMSDTGQLIFSLLTMIVAIPSAIKVFNWVATLYKGSIDLQPPMLYVLAFIFQFSIGGLTGVMQGVLSVDVQVHDTSFIVAHFHYVMFGGTGFGFFAALHYWFPKMFGKMYNIKLAKRVFWAMFVGFNTLYFPMFIMGWLGMPRRYYDYLPEYQIYHVISTIGSWILVPAVFLMFGNFIYALFKGAKVTEKNVWGGETLEWQIATPPVHENFIDIPVVTESPYQYKDNELVLQTQEAK from the coding sequence ATGAGTAATGAAAATATTTTAAGCAATAATGGAAATGATGTAAGTTACCTGGAATATAAGGGTAAACACACAGGCATTTTAGGTTGGTTACTTTCAACCGACCATAAACGCATCGGATTACTTTATCTTATTTCACTTTCTGTTTTTCTTATTGTTGGTGTTACATTCGGTTTCCTGATGAGACTTGAATTACTTACACCAGGCAGAACAATAATGGACCCACAAACTTATAATTCCATTTTCACTCTGCACGGAGTGATAATGATATTTCTTTTTGTGGTTCCGGGTTTGCCAGCAGTTTTTGGTAATTTCTTTCTGCCAATTCTGATTGGTGCAAGAGATGTTGCTTTCCCAAGACTTAATCTTCTTTCCTGGTATCTCTACGCTATTGGTGGTTTATTAGCTATTCTTTCAATTCTTCTCCCTGGCGGACCAGCAGATACTGGTTGGACATTTTATATTCCTTATAGCGTTAGAACTAACACCAATGTAATACCGGCATTATTTGCTGCATTCATACTTGGATTTTCATCAATCCTGACAGGGTTAAATTTTGTTACAACAGTTCATAGAATGAGAGCTCCGGGAATGGATTGGTTTAAAATGCCACTTTCTGTTTGGTCTCTTTATGCTACTGCCTGGGTTCAGATTCTTGCTACACCAATTATCGGAATTACTTTACTACTTGTTGCGATTGAAAGAGTATTTGGTGTTGGATTATTTGATCCTGCACTTGGTGGTGATCCGGTTCTTTATCAACACTTGTTCTGGATTTACTCTCATCCCGCAGTTTACATTATGATTCTTCCTGCGATGGGTGTTGTCTCTGAAATTATTCCTGTATTTGCTCACAGAACTATCTTTGGTTACAGATTTATCGCAATGTCAAGTATTGCAATAGCTCTATTCGGTTCACTTGTATGGGCTCATCATATGTTTACTGCCGGAATGAGTGACACTGGTCAGTTAATTTTTTCATTGCTCACAATGATTGTTGCAATTCCCAGCGCAATTAAAGTTTTCAATTGGGTTGCAACTCTTTATAAAGGTTCAATTGATTTGCAGCCACCAATGTTATATGTGCTTGCTTTTATTTTCCAATTTTCAATTGGTGGTTTAACCGGAGTAATGCAAGGCGTGCTTTCAGTTGATGTTCAGGTTCACGATACTTCATTCATTGTTGCTCACTTTCATTATGTAATGTTTGGTGGAACCGGATTCGGATTCTTTGCAGCGCTTCATTACTGGTTTCCTAAGATGTTTGGTAAAATGTATAATATTAAACTTGCAAAAAGAGTTTTCTGGGCAATGTTTGTCGGATTTAACACATTATACTTCCCGATGTTTATAATGGGATGGTTGGGAATGCCAAGAAGATATTATGATTATCTGCCCGAATATCAGATTTATCATGTTATTTCAACTATCGGTTCATGGATACTTGTGCCTGCAGTTTTCCTAATGTTTGGTAATTTCATATACGCCTTGTTTAAGGGTGCTAAGGTTACTGAGAAAAATGTTTGGGGAGGCGAAACTCTTGAGTGGCAGATCGCAACTCCTCCGGTACATGAAAACTTTATTGATATTCCGGTTGTAACTGAATCACCTTATCAATACAAAGACAACGAATTAGTTTTACAAACTCAGGAGGCAAAGTGA
- a CDS encoding cytochrome C oxidase subunit IV family protein, whose amino-acid sequence MDNHSENHSQHSHGYGVYVLVWLALMALTGITVAVAGINFGRITVATALTIASVKTYLVLTIFMHLRTESKTFRVFVGVALLFLIISFVLLFTDYSFIVRN is encoded by the coding sequence ATGGATAATCATTCAGAAAATCATTCTCAGCATAGTCACGGTTATGGAGTTTATGTTCTCGTTTGGCTTGCTCTAATGGCTTTAACGGGAATCACGGTTGCAGTTGCGGGTATCAACTTTGGTAGAATTACAGTTGCAACTGCGCTAACGATTGCATCTGTTAAAACATATTTGGTTTTAACAATTTTCATGCATCTCAGAACTGAAAGTAAAACATTCAGAGTGTTTGTTGGAGTTGCTCTGTTATTCCTGATTATTTCATTTGTTTTACTTTTTACAGATTATTCTTTTATAGTAAGGAATTAA
- a CDS encoding quinol:cytochrome C oxidoreductase, producing MHQTDFNYQRKDLPAGFSKFGLIFLVVGLILAVASFFVDQTRAAFNYLVVYMMIVSIALGSLFLIALEYVAGADWSTPFRRIPEFFAGLLPLLFILVIPLLFLNHDLFHWAHEEAVKEDKILQGKAPYLNTSFFVIRTLVFIAIWVLFYFILQRNSKKQDTTKDQTLTTKNIRFSAAFIPLFAITITFTAVDWLMSLEPHWFSTIFGVYYFSGTVIAALAAVTLVVVVLKEKGYFNPWITDDHLYSFGALLFAFVNFWAYIAFSQFMLIWYADLPEETFWYLTRWEGSWVIFSLLLIVIHFVVPYAMLLSQPAKMDPKRLKFISVWLLFAHLFDLFWLIMPNMQPLKKGYVFSWIDLVFPILGIGIVLTVFNFISKKENLIPVGDPKLKKGINFHL from the coding sequence ATGCATCAAACTGATTTTAATTATCAAAGAAAAGATTTACCAGCCGGTTTTTCTAAATTCGGTTTAATTTTTCTTGTTGTCGGACTAATTCTGGCAGTTGCCTCATTTTTTGTTGATCAGACAAGAGCTGCATTTAATTATTTAGTTGTCTATATGATGATTGTCAGCATTGCGCTTGGCTCTCTATTCCTGATAGCTTTGGAATATGTTGCAGGTGCTGATTGGAGTACTCCATTTAGAAGAATTCCTGAGTTTTTTGCAGGACTTCTTCCTTTGCTTTTTATTCTTGTAATTCCATTGTTATTTCTTAATCACGATTTGTTTCATTGGGCACACGAAGAAGCAGTTAAAGAAGACAAAATTCTTCAGGGAAAAGCACCTTATCTCAACACTTCTTTCTTTGTGATAAGAACTTTAGTATTCATTGCAATCTGGGTTTTGTTCTATTTTATTCTTCAAAGAAATTCGAAAAAGCAGGATACAACTAAAGATCAGACTTTAACAACAAAGAACATCAGATTTTCAGCTGCGTTCATTCCTTTGTTTGCAATTACAATTACATTCACTGCTGTTGATTGGTTGATGAGTCTTGAACCACATTGGTTTTCAACAATATTCGGAGTCTATTATTTCTCTGGAACTGTTATAGCTGCATTAGCTGCCGTTACTCTGGTTGTTGTTGTGTTGAAAGAAAAAGGATATTTCAATCCCTGGATAACCGATGACCATCTTTACAGTTTTGGTGCTTTACTTTTTGCTTTCGTAAACTTCTGGGCATACATTGCTTTCAGTCAGTTTATGCTTATCTGGTATGCTGATTTACCCGAAGAAACATTTTGGTATCTTACAAGATGGGAGGGCAGTTGGGTAATATTCTCATTGCTTCTAATTGTTATTCATTTTGTAGTTCCTTATGCTATGCTTCTTTCTCAGCCGGCAAAGATGGATCCAAAAAGGTTAAAGTTTATTTCTGTTTGGTTACTTTTTGCTCATTTATTTGATTTGTTTTGGTTAATTATGCCAAATATGCAACCACTAAAAAAAGGATATGTATTTAGTTGGATTGATCTCGTGTTTCCGATTTTAGGTATTGGTATAGTTTTAACGGTTTTTAATTTTATTTCGAAAAAGGAAAATTTAATTCCTGTTGGTGATCCTAAACTTAAAAAGGGAATTAACTTTCATCTTTAA
- a CDS encoding cytochrome c: MKEFFEQIKEKVDEIKNSPGTIFGLVFPYFLIVGVLIGLYFVSKLEFLTRQKVPPVLRDTVVVSDLQMREAKVVPPVNLAEIKNATPQLLSEGETLYKSNCASCHGETGAGGGPASAGLNPAPRNFTSADGWKNGPKLSQIYTTLQEGIPGSAMVSYDYLLPEQKFALAHYIRTNFVPNPPEDTQADLDALDATYNLSAGQEIPAQIPVAVAKTIITQENEQNLNKVQSALSKIESSQNKNFFFRVTSNRSVALMFLVKNFNNINSEQNFKKIVINNVNQNGFNGNVFNLSDQEWSDLYKMIVSVL, encoded by the coding sequence ATGAAAGAGTTTTTTGAACAGATAAAAGAAAAAGTAGATGAAATAAAAAATAGTCCTGGAACAATATTCGGATTAGTTTTTCCTTACTTTCTGATTGTGGGTGTTCTCATCGGACTTTATTTCGTATCTAAACTTGAATTTTTAACACGACAAAAAGTTCCACCTGTTTTAAGAGACACAGTAGTTGTATCGGATTTACAAATGCGTGAAGCTAAAGTTGTTCCTCCTGTTAATTTAGCCGAAATAAAAAATGCAACTCCTCAGTTACTTAGTGAAGGTGAGACTTTATATAAATCAAATTGTGCATCCTGTCACGGAGAAACAGGCGCTGGTGGTGGTCCTGCATCTGCTGGATTAAATCCTGCACCAAGAAATTTTACTTCAGCAGATGGATGGAAGAATGGTCCGAAGTTAAGCCAGATTTATACAACTCTGCAAGAAGGAATACCAGGCAGTGCGATGGTGTCTTATGATTACTTATTGCCTGAACAGAAATTTGCTTTAGCTCACTACATCAGAACTAACTTTGTTCCTAATCCACCTGAAGATACTCAGGCAGATCTTGATGCACTGGATGCAACTTATAATCTTTCTGCTGGTCAGGAGATTCCAGCACAGATTCCCGTTGCAGTTGCGAAAACAATAATTACTCAGGAGAATGAACAGAATCTTAATAAGGTTCAATCTGCTCTATCAAAGATTGAAAGCTCTCAGAATAAAAATTTCTTCTTTAGAGTTACAAGCAATAGAAGTGTTGCTTTAATGTTCTTGGTCAAAAATTTTAACAACATTAACAGTGAACAGAATTTTAAAAAAATTGTTATTAATAATGTAAATCAAAACGGTTTCAACGGAAATGTTTTTAATCTTTCAGATCAGGAATGGTCAGACTTATATAAGATGATTGTTAGCGTGTTATGA
- a CDS encoding SCO family protein, producing MIKTFFTYLIALLFIQITFASNPGQKLEVGVEEQLGAYLPLDTKFVDEYGKEFSLRELFTKPTVLAFVYYECPGICSPLMMELADIINKSDLVPGVDYNVVTISMDELETPQQALKRKEVFLKTLDKNIPPESWKFLTGDSASIRAVSDKAGFFFKREGKDFRHAGTFIFVDKNGKVCRYLFPSFSERSGFGILPFDFKMAILETSESKTAPTIAKVLQFCFSYKPESRTYVLNLTRIFGVLILFFVGIFLLYIKFKPKKVNVNSNSR from the coding sequence ATGATAAAAACCTTTTTTACATATCTGATTGCTCTGCTTTTTATTCAGATTACTTTTGCAAGTAATCCGGGGCAAAAGCTAGAAGTTGGAGTTGAAGAACAGTTAGGCGCTTATCTTCCACTTGATACAAAATTTGTGGATGAATATGGTAAAGAGTTTTCTTTGAGAGAACTTTTTACTAAACCCACAGTTCTTGCATTTGTTTATTATGAATGTCCGGGAATTTGCAGCCCTTTGATGATGGAGCTTGCGGATATCATCAATAAATCTGATTTGGTACCCGGAGTTGATTACAATGTAGTAACAATCAGTATGGATGAACTTGAAACTCCACAACAGGCATTAAAAAGAAAAGAAGTATTTCTCAAAACGCTTGATAAAAATATTCCTCCTGAAAGCTGGAAATTTTTAACCGGCGATTCGGCAAGTATAAGAGCTGTAAGTGATAAAGCAGGATTCTTTTTCAAAAGGGAAGGGAAAGATTTTCGCCACGCTGGCACATTCATATTCGTAGATAAAAACGGAAAAGTTTGTCGTTACTTATTCCCAAGCTTTTCCGAAAGAAGTGGTTTTGGAATTCTTCCTTTCGATTTCAAGATGGCGATACTTGAAACATCTGAAAGCAAAACAGCTCCAACAATTGCTAAGGTTTTACAATTTTGTTTTTCATATAAACCTGAAAGCAGAACTTATGTTCTTAATCTTACAAGAATATTCGGTGTATTGATTTTATTCTTTGTAGGAATTTTTCTGCTTTATATTAAATTCAAACCAAAGAAAGTTAATGTTAATTCTAATTCGAGGTAG
- a CDS encoding cytochrome c oxidase subunit 3 family protein, which translates to MSVQHTAAAHIHRDDVASRMGMWLFLFTELLLFGGMFILYSVYRFTHPEEFHLAAKELNTVIGTFNTAILLTSSLTMALSIAAIQRKQKTLSIIFQLLTIVLALGFMVNKYFEWGAKFHHGIYPGSETLLSKPSGEILFFGLYYVMTGLHGLHVVIGVVIIAFMTVFTMRDVITHDNYVKLESAGLYWHLVDIIWIFLFPLFYLIT; encoded by the coding sequence GTGAGCGTTCAACATACAGCAGCGGCTCACATCCATAGAGATGATGTAGCTTCCCGAATGGGAATGTGGTTGTTCCTTTTCACCGAATTGTTACTCTTTGGTGGAATGTTTATTCTTTATTCTGTTTACCGGTTTACTCATCCTGAAGAATTTCATCTTGCAGCAAAAGAATTAAACACGGTAATAGGAACTTTTAACACTGCAATACTTCTTACAAGTTCTTTAACAATGGCATTATCAATTGCAGCTATTCAGAGAAAGCAGAAAACTTTATCAATAATATTTCAGCTTCTCACAATTGTACTAGCACTTGGATTTATGGTAAATAAATACTTTGAGTGGGGAGCTAAATTTCATCACGGCATTTATCCGGGTTCTGAAACTTTGCTCTCAAAACCATCCGGTGAAATTTTATTCTTCGGATTATATTATGTTATGACAGGTTTGCACGGATTACACGTAGTTATTGGAGTAGTCATAATTGCATTTATGACTGTGTTCACGATGAGAGATGTTATAACTCACGACAATTATGTTAAGCTTGAATCCGCTGGTCTTTACTGGCATCTTGTTGATATAATCTGGATTTTCTTGTTCCCATTATTTTATTTGATAACTTGA
- a CDS encoding quinol:electron acceptor oxidoreductase subunit ActD, protein MNKKLFGLAALFKTPDEIIEVAKKTAAAGYHKYDIHSPYPVHGIERAMKLKPSKLGFITLVFGITGSALALLLMYWTMSIDYPMIIGGKPFFALPAFIPITFEVTVLLATLATVIGMITFFFRFPENDHPLHDTDYMKKVSCDHYGLVIEAKDKLFDEVKVREFLNSLKPISIEEIYYPEKETYPVLEPKFVTFLIIIAVVTSGVTYFALNKLLYMQPFTWMMEQPKLNPQKPSTLFADGFGMRTPVQGTVARGFLPYPYMGQNNPPEVLQNPYLPTKDNLKLGEQKYLTFCSPCHGNYGDGDSRLRGQFPNPPSLHSTRAREFSDGMIYHIITNGQNVMPSYASQITREERWAIVNYIRVLQRAKNAKSSDLRVVNKETGNNASN, encoded by the coding sequence ATGAATAAAAAATTATTTGGACTTGCTGCATTATTCAAAACTCCTGATGAGATAATTGAAGTTGCAAAGAAAACTGCTGCAGCAGGGTATCATAAATATGATATTCATTCTCCTTATCCTGTTCATGGCATTGAACGGGCAATGAAATTGAAACCATCCAAACTTGGATTTATTACACTTGTCTTTGGAATAACAGGTTCAGCACTTGCACTGTTGCTTATGTATTGGACGATGTCAATTGATTATCCGATGATTATAGGTGGTAAACCATTTTTTGCTCTTCCTGCATTTATTCCAATTACATTTGAAGTAACAGTTTTGCTCGCTACGCTTGCAACAGTAATTGGAATGATTACATTCTTTTTCAGATTTCCTGAAAATGATCATCCATTGCACGATACTGATTATATGAAAAAAGTTTCGTGTGACCACTATGGTTTGGTAATAGAAGCAAAGGATAAACTTTTCGATGAAGTAAAAGTTCGTGAATTTCTGAACTCACTTAAGCCAATTAGTATTGAAGAAATTTATTATCCTGAAAAAGAAACCTATCCTGTGCTTGAACCTAAGTTTGTTACATTTTTAATTATCATAGCTGTGGTAACTTCAGGTGTAACATATTTTGCGTTGAATAAACTTCTCTACATGCAACCATTTACCTGGATGATGGAGCAACCGAAATTAAATCCTCAGAAGCCGTCAACACTTTTTGCAGATGGATTTGGAATGAGAACCCCTGTTCAGGGAACAGTAGCAAGAGGATTTTTACCTTATCCATATATGGGTCAGAATAATCCTCCGGAAGTTTTGCAGAATCCTTACTTGCCAACAAAAGATAATTTAAAGTTAGGTGAACAGAAGTATTTAACATTCTGTAGTCCTTGTCACGGAAATTACGGAGATGGCGATAGTCGTTTACGCGGACAATTTCCAAATCCACCATCATTACATTCGACAAGGGCAAGGGAATTTAGTGATGGAATGATTTATCACATCATTACAAACGGACAAAATGTAATGCCTTCTTATGCTTCTCAGATTACAAGAGAAGAGAGGTGGGCAATTGTAAATTATATCAGAGTATTACAGAGAGCTAAAAACGCTAAAAGCTCTGATTTACGAGTTGTTAATAAGGAGACCGGAAACAATGCATCAAACTGA